Genomic window (bacterium):
GGTCCTGCGGCATCAGCCACGTCGGGTAGTACTTCTCCATGGGGTAGACCAGGCCGGTCCAGGCGGGGACCTCGTAGGTCAGCAGCCGCGTTTCGGCCTCGACGCCGGCCGCGGCCAGGGCCTCGCGCACCTCGCGCAGCGCCCCCTCGCGCGTCTCGCCCGCGGTCAGGCGGCGGTCGATGTGCAGCTCGGCCTTGTCGGGCACCGCGCAAAGGCTGGGCGACAGGCTCTGGAACATGCTGACGGTGCAGGTGCCCTTGCCCAGGAAGTCGTCCGTGCCGAGCCGCTCGTTCAGCGCCTCGATCGCCGCGCAGGCGGGGGCCAGTTTGTAGACGGCGTTCACGCCGCGCTCCGGCGCCGAGCCGTGACACGACACGCCGTGCGAGGTGACCCGGATCTCCATGCGGCCGCGCTGGCCGCGGGTCAGGGTCAGGCCGGTGGGCTCGGTCGAGACGACGACCTCCGGCCGCAGCACCTGCTCCTGCAGGATGTAGTGCCAGCAGAGGCCGTCGCAGTCCTCTTCCATGACCGAGCCGACCATCCACACCTGACAGCCCTCGAGCAGGCCGAGGTCCTTCATCAGCTTGCCGGCGTAGACCATGCCGGCCATGCCGGCCTTCTGGTCGACCGCACCGCGTCCGTAGACGCGGCCGTCCTCCAGCTTGCCCTGGAAGGGGTCGCAGCGCCACTGCGCGGGGTCGCTGACGTCGACGGTGTCGAGGTGGGCGTCGAAGGCCACCACGCGCGGCCCGTCGCCGATGCGCCCGAGCACGTTGCCGAGACCGTCGATGCGCACCTCGTCGAAACCGACGCGCTCCATCTCGGCGGCGACGCGGCGCACGACCCGCTCCTCCTGCCCCGAGAGGCTGGGGATGGCGACGATGTCGCGCAGGAAGGCGATCATGGGCGCCTCGAGGGCGCGGGCGGCGGCGTGGAGGTCCAGCTGTGTCATCGCGGCTCCGGACACGCCCCGGCCGGGCGCGCCCGACGCGCGGGCGACCGGCCGGGATCGCGGATCAAAGGTTGGCCATGCGGTCCCAGATGCGTTTGGCGGCGGCGCGGCAGGCCTTGCCGTCGTAGGGCGCCGGATCGCCGCGGCGGTAGCGCGGCGCGCCGTCGACCCAGACTTCCTGGATCAGGCGGGGCTGCATGCCGAACAGCAGCAGGCCGAGCCAGTTGCCCTGGTGCAGCGGCTGCTTCTGGTCCTCGCAGCCGATCAGGAAATCGGCGGGGGCGCCGGCGTCCAGCGAGCCGAAGGGCTCGCCGAAGATCTCGCGGGCGAGCTGGTAGCCGCCGATCCAGAAGCGCTCGGCGCCGTGGAAGCCCAGCGGGCCGCGGCCGGTCTCGTTGCCGCGGTAGAACGTCGTGCGCAGCTCGCCGAACATGTTGCCGTCCAGGCCGTCGGTGCCCAGGCAGCTGCGCGGCGGGAAGCGGTCGACCGGCGCGCGGCCGACGCCGTTGTTCATGTTCGAGCGGCCGTTGTGCACCAGCCAGGCGCCCTTCTCCTCGATCGTCTGCAGGTCCAGCGGCGTGAGGTCCACGCCGTGGGCCAGCAGGCTGCGGGGGCGCACGAGGCCGTGACGGTCCAACCGCTCCAGGGGGTCGGGCCAGCCGCGGTCCTTGCAGATCTCGCGGTCGGTCGAGCCCTCGGCCAGGTGGATGTGCACGCCGGTGTCGAACTCCGTGCAGATCTCTGCCAGGCTGTCGAGGGTGCCGTCCTCCAGCGTGAAGCCGGCGTGCGCGCCGACCAGGCCCTTGAACCAAGGAACGCCCTCGCCGGCCGCAGCGGTCTTCTGCAGGTAGCGGCGGGTCTCCTCCAGGCAGGTGTCGCGGCTGCCGGGACCGCCGCGGTCGGTCACCTCGTAGCAGAGGCAGCCGCGCACGCCGGCGTCGCGCATCCCCTGCTCCACCAGGTCGAGCGAGCCGCCGACGGAGGTCAGGCTGCTGTGGTGGTCGAAGATCAGGGTCGCGCCGCAGCGCAGCGCGTCCCAGGACCCCGACACCGCGCTCATGCGGATGGCCTCGGGATCCAGCGCGCGGTCCAGCTTCCACCAGATCTCCGTCAGCACGTCCTGGAAGCTGCGCGGGGTGTTGGCCGGCGGCGGCATGCCCGGCGCCAGCGTGGAGTAGAGGTGGTGGTGGGCGTTGATCAGGCCCGGCATGATGGTGCGGCCGTCCAGGTCGCGCACTTCCTCGCCGGCCCGGGGGGGGAGCCCGCGCCCGCGCTCGACGATGCGGCCGCCCTGGATGCGCAGGTCGGCGAGTTCGACGCGCGGGTCGGGCGCCGCGTTCATCTGCGGCGGCAGGTAGTCCAGCACGTTCGCGTTGGTCAGCAGCACCCCGGGGGCGCTTTTCGCGGTCTGCTTCAAGTCCTGGCCTCCGGTGCGGGGCGCGTCGGGCGAGACGATCGGGAACCGGTTCAGGATCATCCCCGGCTCCTGAATCTGCAAGGAAAAACGCCCGGGAGAGGGCCTCCCGGGCGTTCCGCGGCGCCGAGCGCGGCGGGGCCGTCGGCTCCGGGATCAGGCGTCCGGCAGCAGGTCCTCGAGCTTCTTGAAGATCTGCTCGATCTTGAAGTCGCGGATCACCCAGATCTTCCGGTCGAGCGACGTCATGCAGTAGCGGCCCTCCTGGGCGCCGCCCGTCGCCGGCCGCGCGTCGCCGACGCGCAGCTCGAAGGTCGATCCGTCCGCCAGCGTCACCTCGACGCGTCGCTCGGCCTTCCACAGCCCGTAGCGGTCCATGCCGACCCCGGGATCGGCGACGTCGGCGGCCTGGACGGCG
Coding sequences:
- a CDS encoding amidohydrolase family protein, producing MILNRFPIVSPDAPRTGGQDLKQTAKSAPGVLLTNANVLDYLPPQMNAAPDPRVELADLRIQGGRIVERGRGLPPRAGEEVRDLDGRTIMPGLINAHHHLYSTLAPGMPPPANTPRSFQDVLTEIWWKLDRALDPEAIRMSAVSGSWDALRCGATLIFDHHSSLTSVGGSLDLVEQGMRDAGVRGCLCYEVTDRGGPGSRDTCLEETRRYLQKTAAAGEGVPWFKGLVGAHAGFTLEDGTLDSLAEICTEFDTGVHIHLAEGSTDREICKDRGWPDPLERLDRHGLVRPRSLLAHGVDLTPLDLQTIEEKGAWLVHNGRSNMNNGVGRAPVDRFPPRSCLGTDGLDGNMFGELRTTFYRGNETGRGPLGFHGAERFWIGGYQLAREIFGEPFGSLDAGAPADFLIGCEDQKQPLHQGNWLGLLLFGMQPRLIQEVWVDGAPRYRRGDPAPYDGKACRAAAKRIWDRMANL
- a CDS encoding YgeY family selenium metabolism-linked hydrolase, translated to MTQLDLHAAARALEAPMIAFLRDIVAIPSLSGQEERVVRRVAAEMERVGFDEVRIDGLGNVLGRIGDGPRVVAFDAHLDTVDVSDPAQWRCDPFQGKLEDGRVYGRGAVDQKAGMAGMVYAGKLMKDLGLLEGCQVWMVGSVMEEDCDGLCWHYILQEQVLRPEVVVSTEPTGLTLTRGQRGRMEIRVTSHGVSCHGSAPERGVNAVYKLAPACAAIEALNERLGTDDFLGKGTCTVSMFQSLSPSLCAVPDKAELHIDRRLTAGETREGALREVREALAAAGVEAETRLLTYEVPAWTGLVYPMEKYYPTWLMPQDHPAVRAGVAAHAGVFGAPPEVSRWTFSTNGVAINGLHGVPCIGFGPGQEALAHAPNEYVPVDDVVRACAFYTAFPQSFLNSDRGAT